The Deltaproteobacteria bacterium genome window below encodes:
- a CDS encoding aromatic ring-hydroxylating dioxygenase subunit alpha, producing the protein MGSRKKVSLSDFPSVARGTTVGEWFRRYWLAVGTTRDLRDIPQAVKVLGEDLVLFRDPNGRYGLVGQSCPHRGTSLEYGDIEDGGIRCPYHGWLFDVRGQCLAMPGEPPGSQFPRKVKHLAYPVKEQGGILFAYLGPQQDSPPPLPKYKALCDSAGQRSLEATRQFHYNWFNFIENGADPVHFSILHRADPTDGTWRSWFFNYRDVPPFDAVETAYGMKVISRKPGPTDATEYVDEKSIALPSVMQIGDTEFTHFKQPKEALAAGSHNAHIMFVTPNDDESFTLYTVNHYMGDDPEFFEKLSPSRRVEAPVQKKPYDKRQFAPFRGSVRTEDIACQTTQPKLDRRTEQLGTSDKGVILLRKLILAGIEAVRQGKTPKGVVTAARADEMVTIDSFTGIRAKGLF; encoded by the coding sequence ATGGGTTCCCGTAAGAAAGTTTCTCTGTCTGATTTCCCCAGCGTTGCCCGCGGTACAACCGTTGGCGAATGGTTTCGCCGTTATTGGCTAGCCGTTGGCACAACGCGCGATCTGCGCGACATTCCCCAAGCCGTTAAAGTTCTTGGTGAAGATTTAGTCCTGTTTCGCGATCCGAACGGTCGCTACGGACTTGTCGGCCAGAGCTGTCCGCACCGCGGCACGTCGCTGGAATACGGCGACATTGAAGACGGCGGCATTCGCTGTCCCTATCATGGCTGGTTGTTCGATGTGCGCGGCCAATGCCTTGCCATGCCCGGCGAGCCGCCGGGCAGTCAGTTTCCTCGGAAGGTGAAGCATCTCGCCTACCCAGTCAAAGAGCAGGGCGGCATTCTCTTCGCTTACTTAGGACCGCAGCAGGACAGTCCGCCGCCGCTGCCCAAGTACAAAGCGCTGTGCGACTCCGCGGGGCAGCGTTCTTTGGAAGCGACCCGGCAGTTCCATTACAACTGGTTTAACTTTATCGAGAACGGCGCCGATCCGGTGCATTTCTCGATCCTCCATCGTGCCGATCCGACTGATGGCACCTGGCGCAGTTGGTTTTTTAACTATCGCGATGTGCCGCCATTCGACGCCGTCGAAACTGCCTACGGCATGAAAGTGATCTCGCGCAAGCCAGGGCCGACGGACGCGACGGAATATGTCGACGAAAAGAGCATTGCGCTGCCGAGCGTGATGCAGATCGGCGACACCGAATTCACTCATTTCAAACAACCCAAGGAGGCGCTCGCCGCCGGCTCGCACAATGCGCACATCATGTTTGTCACGCCCAACGACGACGAGAGCTTTACACTCTACACCGTCAACCACTACATGGGCGACGATCCTGAGTTCTTCGAAAAACTTTCGCCCAGCCGGCGGGTCGAGGCGCCGGTGCAAAAGAAGCCCTATGACAAACGGCAGTTTGCCCCGTTTCGTGGCAGCGTGCGCACCGAGGATATCGCCTGCCAGACGACGCAGCCCAAACTCGATCGGCGCACCGAACAGCTCGGCACGTCCGACAAGGGCGTGATCTTGCTTCGCAAGCTGATTCTTGCCGGCATAGAAGCGGTGCGGCAAGGTAAGACGCCCAAGGGCGTTGTTACCGCTGCGCGGGCGGATGAAATGGTTACGATCGATTCGTTCACGGGGATTCGCGCGAAAGGACTTTTCTAA
- a CDS encoding pyridoxamine 5'-phosphate oxidase family protein, protein MNPRELNDAYAVKSLDDLAKIYAEPFPHVATKETDHITEVGRSFIAASPFLVLATSNGVSIDCSPKGDAPGFVQLLDDRTLLIPDRPGNNRIDGLKNLLIDPKVGLIFMVPGSNETYRVTGSATISTDPQLLKRCEVGGKLPRVVMVVAVEEAFNHCPKAFVRAKLWEAKAQQSGAPTHGDFAAARDGKDADYAKNYNQKYAQRIKSELY, encoded by the coding sequence ATGAACCCAAGAGAACTCAACGATGCCTATGCAGTTAAATCGCTGGACGATCTGGCGAAAATTTACGCCGAGCCGTTCCCCCATGTCGCCACCAAGGAAACTGACCACATCACTGAGGTCGGGCGAAGCTTCATTGCGGCATCACCATTTCTGGTGCTCGCGACCTCTAATGGGGTTAGCATCGACTGTTCGCCGAAAGGCGATGCGCCGGGTTTCGTGCAGCTCCTCGACGACCGCACCTTATTGATCCCTGACCGGCCGGGCAACAACCGCATTGACGGGTTGAAGAACCTGCTTATTGATCCGAAGGTCGGACTCATTTTCATGGTCCCGGGATCGAATGAAACCTATCGCGTAACTGGCAGCGCGACCATCAGCACGGACCCGCAGCTGCTGAAGCGCTGCGAGGTCGGCGGCAAGCTGCCGCGCGTGGTCATGGTCGTCGCTGTCGAGGAAGCGTTCAATCACTGTCCCAAGGCCTTTGTGCGTGCCAAACTGTGGGAGGCGAAGGCACAGCAGAGCGGCGCCCCCACCCACGGCGACTTCGCCGCTGCCCGCGACGGCAAGGATGCGGATTATGCCAAGAACTACAATCAGAAGTACGCCCAGCGCATAAAGAGCGAGCTTTACTGA
- a CDS encoding NAD(P)-dependent oxidoreductase encodes MRVVVTGGSGRLGQFVVRELFTHAHGVSVLDTIKPRECLCPTYVTDLTKIDRLADHFKNADAVVHLARVRFPYTENGFNAATLKFEFRDSAGDAELFNQNLAITNNVLAAAQATGVKKIVCGSSLAIYGLYYPSTDLLPAYLPVDEAHPLRPQDPYGLTKLVGETLCDALSRKSGMPIVSLRFSGIYTEAHRAMLLERKKDPLVRGTGALWSYIDARDAARAVRLALEATLPGHQIFNIAATGNLVDISFRELASRYLSQVSDLREGLDGACSGYSVAKAKTVLGFEAKLSLLN; translated from the coding sequence ATGCGCGTGGTTGTTACAGGCGGCTCGGGGAGACTAGGCCAGTTTGTCGTGCGCGAGCTGTTCACCCACGCGCACGGCGTTTCGGTGCTCGACACGATCAAGCCGCGCGAGTGTTTGTGCCCCACCTATGTGACCGATCTGACGAAAATCGACCGGCTTGCCGACCATTTTAAAAATGCCGATGCGGTGGTGCATCTGGCGCGCGTACGTTTCCCCTACACCGAGAACGGGTTTAATGCGGCCACGTTGAAATTTGAGTTCCGTGACAGCGCCGGCGATGCCGAGCTGTTCAACCAAAACCTGGCGATCACGAATAATGTTCTCGCGGCGGCGCAGGCGACGGGCGTGAAGAAAATCGTCTGCGGCTCGAGCCTGGCGATCTATGGACTCTACTATCCTTCGACAGATTTGTTGCCGGCTTACTTGCCAGTGGACGAGGCACATCCGTTGCGGCCGCAAGATCCCTACGGACTCACGAAGCTCGTCGGCGAGACGCTTTGCGACGCATTGAGCCGAAAGAGCGGTATGCCGATTGTGAGCCTGCGCTTCTCCGGCATCTATACCGAAGCGCACCGCGCTATGCTGTTAGAGCGCAAGAAAGATCCGCTCGTTCGCGGCACGGGCGCGCTTTGGAGCTATATTGACGCGCGCGACGCGGCGCGCGCGGTGCGCTTGGCGCTGGAAGCGACCCTGCCGGGGCATCAAATTTTTAACATCGCCGCAACCGGAAATCTGGTGGACATTTCGTTTCGCGAGCTTGCCAGCCGCTATCTTTCCCAGGTAAGTGATCTACGAGAGGGTTTGGATGGAGCCTGCAGCGGTTACTCTGTGGCAAAGGCAAAAACGGTGTTGGGATTCGAAGCGAAATTGTCGCTGCTGAATTAG
- a CDS encoding ABC transporter substrate-binding protein, translated as MIHAIVLALFLLFGPSVSRAAPLRVAYSAISGAMSSLWVAQEGGYFKREGLDTELLYIGGGSLLIQSMLSGDVPFAYGPSVPVINASLRGSDLVLIGNTGNSLVFSIMARSEVKQPAQLRGKKVGVTRLGGSTDWALDAALQQWGMERGQVTVIQTGGMPEGLAALISGALDAVVLSPPSNFRAAKAGMHELQDVGQLKIVFPNTPLSTTRPFIRAQRDTALRFMRGFNQGLQRLRADKEFSMKVLSKYTKVVDPETLAQLHQTYVRYSGDRIPYVRPESIDEILKRTPGKEAREAKAGDFVDNSLLKDLEQAGYFRSLGK; from the coding sequence ATGATTCACGCAATTGTGCTGGCGCTTTTTCTGCTGTTTGGACCTTCGGTGTCGCGCGCCGCGCCGCTGCGAGTCGCCTACAGCGCCATCAGCGGCGCCATGTCGTCTCTCTGGGTGGCGCAGGAAGGCGGTTACTTCAAGCGCGAAGGGCTCGACACGGAGCTGCTCTACATTGGAGGCGGCTCACTGTTGATCCAGTCGATGCTCAGCGGCGATGTGCCGTTTGCCTACGGACCGTCAGTTCCGGTGATCAACGCGTCGCTGCGCGGCTCGGACTTGGTTTTGATCGGCAACACCGGCAATTCGCTGGTGTTCTCGATCATGGCGCGGTCGGAAGTCAAACAACCGGCGCAGTTGCGCGGCAAGAAAGTCGGTGTGACGCGCCTGGGCGGCTCGACCGATTGGGCGCTCGACGCGGCGCTGCAGCAGTGGGGCATGGAGCGCGGGCAGGTCACGGTGATTCAGACCGGCGGCATGCCGGAAGGTTTGGCGGCGCTGATTTCCGGTGCGCTCGATGCGGTGGTGCTATCGCCGCCGAGCAATTTTCGTGCAGCCAAGGCCGGCATGCATGAGCTGCAGGACGTCGGGCAATTGAAGATCGTTTTTCCCAACACACCGCTGTCGACCACGCGACCGTTTATTCGCGCGCAGCGCGACACGGCGCTGCGGTTTATGCGTGGTTTTAATCAAGGTTTGCAGCGGCTGCGCGCGGACAAAGAGTTCAGCATGAAAGTGCTGTCGAAGTACACCAAGGTCGTCGATCCGGAAACCCTGGCGCAGCTCCATCAAACCTATGTTCGTTACAGCGGCGATCGGATTCCCTACGTGCGGCCGGAAAGTATTGACGAAATTCTCAAGCGCACGCCGGGCAAAGAAGCGCGCGAGGCAAAGGCCGGCGATTTTGTCGACAATAGCTTACTCAAAGACCTCGAGCAGGCCGGCTATTTCCGTTCATTGGGGAAATAG
- a CDS encoding response regulator — translation MGRKILLVEDNPDFQEIFVTMAQHLGYEVVRAESGMEGIVIASTERPDVIVMDLMLSGLDGIETTRLLKNNRATRDIPVVVCTALIDDQHRAAALQAGASDYLPKPLGVAALGGTLGKYVV, via the coding sequence ATGGGACGAAAGATTCTGCTGGTGGAGGACAATCCGGACTTCCAGGAGATCTTCGTGACGATGGCGCAGCACTTGGGCTATGAGGTTGTGCGCGCCGAGTCTGGGATGGAAGGGATTGTTATAGCTTCAACCGAGCGCCCGGATGTGATCGTCATGGATCTTATGTTGTCCGGCCTCGACGGCATCGAAACCACGCGGCTGCTCAAGAATAATCGAGCTACGCGGGATATCCCCGTGGTGGTGTGTACGGCTTTGATCGACGACCAACACCGGGCAGCGGCTCTGCAAGCAGGGGCGTCAGATTATTTACCTAAGCCTTTAGGTGTTGCCGCGCTTGGGGGCACATTGGGCAAGTACGTGGTCTGA
- a CDS encoding response regulator, which produces MEVQLSQKILLVEDHDSLSDLFVVIGEHLGYQTIHASNGLEGIRKAINERPDLIIMDLMMPVMDGIEAIRRIKARRLSCDPPIVVLTASMKEGLFADAIAAGAAEVIYKPVNVETLRKAVRRYLQPRPAAALAS; this is translated from the coding sequence TTGGAGGTTCAATTGAGTCAAAAAATCTTATTGGTGGAAGATCACGATAGCTTGAGCGATCTCTTCGTCGTCATCGGCGAGCACTTGGGCTATCAAACCATCCATGCGAGCAATGGCCTGGAAGGAATCAGAAAGGCGATCAACGAACGGCCCGACTTGATTATCATGGATCTGATGATGCCGGTGATGGATGGGATCGAAGCGATCCGCCGCATCAAGGCTCGTCGGCTCTCTTGTGATCCTCCGATCGTGGTTTTGACTGCGTCGATGAAGGAAGGTCTTTTTGCCGATGCGATCGCGGCCGGTGCGGCCGAGGTTATTTACAAACCGGTCAACGTAGAGACCCTCAGAAAAGCCGTGCGCCGTTATCTCCAACCTCGGCCAGCTGCGGCATTGGCTTCGTAA